ATACCCGCGCGGATCAGTACGTCCGGTATCCGTCCGCGCTCCATCAGGTCGATCAGCCGTTTCATGGAGCCTCCCGTTTCGGAAACCAAGGAATGAAGGGACTGGTCGCCTGCTGGTATCGACGGTAGTCCTCGCCGCGGCTCTCCAAGGCGCGCTTCTCCGTGTACGGAATGCCGGTCACCTTGTACAGGAACAGCAGCATGACAACCGGTCCGGCGAGGGTGACCCACCAGAAAGGCGATTCGAGCCCCAGGAAGACGTATGTGAACCAGTGAATCCATTCAAAGAAGTAGTTTGGGTGTCTGCTGTATCGCCAGAGCCCGACCCGGCAGGTCCTGCCCCGGCTGGCGGGATCGGCGCGAAAACGGGCCAACTGCCAGTCTGCGAGTGTTTCGCCTGCGACGGCGGCGAGCCAGACCAAGATGGCCAAATAGTCGAGCGGGCCCAACGGGGTCTTGCCATAGGCCACCGGCAAGAAGGGAATGGAGAACAGAACCGCCCACAGCGCCTGGATTTGGAAGAAGGCAAAAAAGAAAGTCTGGGCCTTGTCGCCCCAGTTGCGTCGCAGCATCTGATAGCGTCCGTCCTCCGACTTGCCCCAGACCCGATTGACGAGCAGATACACCGCCAACCGCAGGCTCCAGATGCCGGCCAGCACGGCCAGGAGGATACGGCGTTCGGGTGAGCCCGACGCGACAGCGGCATAGAATACCGCCAGGATACCGACGCCGGCTGCCCAGACGAAGTCCACAATGCCGGCGTTCTTCGTGCGCCGCTGCACAAAGTAAAACAGGAGCATCGCCAGGGCCATGCCCGCCCACGCGACCAGAATGACTTGCCAAAGGATCATCGACCAGACGGTATCCGGCAATTCACGTCATTTGTACGCCAACACCAGCGTGCTACACCCAGATTGTAGCGGGATATTGGGGTCGATGTTCAGGTTGGTGCCGGAGAAGGCCACACATTTGTGCAAAAAGAAGGTAGTCCCGCCAGCGGGGCTATGGCCAGCGGCCGGACCCAGTCGAAGGGGCATCCACATAGCGTCGCTGACAGGTTGGACAGAAGTAGGTGGATCGGCCCTGTTTGCCCTGCCGAATCATGAGAATCGGCAAACCCTGGACCCCTGCGACCGTATTCACGGCAAAGGGTTTCGTCCTCCGAAATCGTTGTGCTTGGGCGGGTGTGGTACTGTGGGGACGATGAACCTCACGAACCCATCCGACAGGACACAGACCAGGTGAAACCGATGGTTGTCTACTACGCAAAGCTGTATTTCGCGACGTTCTTTGCCTTTCTCCTGATCGACGGCATCTGGCTTGGTCTGGTCGCGCGGGGATTCTATGGCCGACATCTTGGGTACTTGCTCAGGCCGGATCCCAACTGGTTCGCAGCGATCTTGTTCTATCTGCTGTTCATTGCGGGCATACTTCTCTTTGTGGTCGTCCCCGCTTCGCATCATGACTCGTGGAGGAGGGCACTGGTCCACGGCGCCATATTTGGCCTGGTGACTTACGCCACGTATGATCTGACCAACCTGGCGACGATCAAGGATTGGCCTCTGATCGTTACCATCGTGGACCTGGCGTGGGGTACGACGATTGGCGCGGCAGTCAGCTCCCTTGGTTTTCTTGCCGGCCGCCTTCTCTCGTGAGAATCCTCCCAGTGTGTCCATTCGTTGCACGCGCGAGATTATCCAGTATCATGAGCTGTGATGTGACCCGCTATGGCTATCGCCCTCCAGCGGTCACCTGCCGCGCTCTACCGGAGCTGTGATTCGATCTGCTCAACGACTGCGGGCATGCCGGCAAACGATTCGATCACATAGTGCGCCCCGGCTTCCATGAATGTCCGTTCAGCGGCGTGGGTTCTCTGCTCCAGTTCGTTTCGATCCAAAGCCTTCAGCTCCGCCTGTGTCAATCCGATCAGATTGCCGGTCTGTGTAACGCCAACCGTCCAGACCCCCGCGTTGAGGCCCTCTTCGATGTCGGCGATCGTATCGCCAACCTTGACGACGGCCGCCGGAGGATAAACGTCGAGCGTCTCCATGAGTCGAAAGACCATCCACGGCGCCGGGCGGCCTTTCGGCACATCGAACGCGCACAATGCCGCATCCGGCACGAAACCTCCCTCGGCCGCCTTGCGAAGCACGATGTCCAACATCTCTCGGTTGTAGCCGGTGTTGACCGCGACAGGGATGTCTCGACGTCGCAACTGCTCCACGGCTTCTACCACGCCGCCGATGACGTCCCCGTACTTGGGCAGCGCCTCCAGTTGCATGGGGATGAATTTCTGATACAGCGCCTCCAGATCGTCGCCGGTCCAGTCATGGCCGTGTGTGCGGCGCCACTGCTCGGCGATGTGAGGCATTTGCAGCATGGCCTGGATGTGGTCCTTCTTGTGGATGCCCATCGGGCTGCGGGCATCGGCGGTGGTGGCTTCGATTCCGTGGCGCCCGAACAGCTCCACGAAGGCGCCGGCCGGGGCGCAACTGCCGAAATCCACTGTCGTCCCCGCCAGGTCGCTGATGACCGCCTTCACGGGCCCGCTGTATCCGCTGCAATTCAGATCTATCACTGGCGTGCTCCTGCTTCCTGGGGTTTCAGTTTGATGCCGCATTCCTGAACGACGTCTTTGACGGCGCCCAACAGGTCCTGCACGTCCGATTCGAAGATCCGACCGATGTTCCCAATGCGGAAGCAATCGGCATCGGTGACTTTGCCTGGGTAGATCACATAGCCTCGCGCATTCAGTGCGTCGTAGAACCGCTCGAAATCGAATGCCGGATCGTCGGGATAGCGGAACGACGTGATGATGTAACCCTGGTCCTGAGGCGCCAGATACTCTGTGAAGCCCATGTGGCGCATGCCGGCAACGAGGGTTTCGTAGTTGGCCTGATAGCGTGCGGCCCGGCCGGCCACTCCGCCCTCGGTCTCCAGTTCCAGCAAGGCCTGGTGAAAGGCGAGGATCGCGTGGGTCGGCGGCGTGAATCGGAACTGGCCGTTTCTCTCAAGACCCGCCCATTGATCGTACAGGTCCAGGCTGAGGCTGCAGGCATAGCCGTTCGTATCCTTCAGCGAGGCGAGCCTCGCCAGGACGAAGGCGAAGCCGGGTACCCCCTCGATGCATTTGTTCGCGGAGGAGACGAGATAGTCGATGTGGCAGCCGGGCAGTGAGATCGGAATGGCGCCGAAGCTGCTCATTGCGTCGACGAAGTACTTCGCGCCGGCGGCGTTTGCCGCCGCCCCGATCGGTTCGATGGGGTTGATGATGCCTGTGGTGGTCTCGCAATGTACGACGGCCAGCAGCGCGACATTGCCATGGGCGTCCAACTGTCGCTGGACCTCTTCGACGTCCACACAGCAGTTTTCCGGAAACTCGACGGCAATCGTCTCGATGCCGAGAACGGAAGCGATTCGAGCGATGCGCCGTCCATACGCGCCGTTGATGACGACCATCAACTTTCCATCGGGCGGGACGACGGAAGAAACGACTGCCTCCAGCGCGAAGGTCCCGCTGCCCTGCATCGGGATGGCGGTGTACTGCTTCTGGGTCGTCTGGCCGAGCGCGACCAGCCGTCGGCGAACGTCATGCACGACCGCGATGAACTCATGATCGCGCGAGCCCAGATCGCGCAGCATGGCCTGTTTGACCGGACGGCTGGTCGTCAGCGGTCCCGGTGTAAAGAGTACGCGATCTTTCCAGCCGGACAGTGGTGTTCCTGATTTCATATGGTTGCTTTCTCCTTGCGAAATCTGGCATTCGTTGCAGAACGCGTGTCTGATCACAATTGCGACACATACCGGGACAGACGAGAGTCTATCGTCGGATGGCGATGGCGATAAGTCCAAAGACGATGCTCACGGTCCCGAGCAATGCGATGCCGGATGTCAGGCCGTGCGTGTCCAGCCACCAACCCAGCGGGTAACCGGCCAGAGCGGCCCCGACGTACATCCACCCGTCCATGATCCCGGCGCCGGTGCCCGACAGACGCTGGCCCAGAATGTCGCCCGGCAGACAGAACAGGGGTGTGTGGATCCCCTGAATCAGTCCGCCGGACGCGAAGACAGAGGCGCAGAGCACCAACAGTCCGATGGGGGAATCCAACAAAGCCGCGCTTCGGGATAGAACAAACAGCGCCCCGCCGGCGGCGACCATGCTCAGGGCGATCGTCTGCCAGCGGCGGGCCCTGAAGAGGCGATCGGACAGCACGCCGAGGCTTACCGCGAAGAACATCCCGCCCCAGTCGACCAATGAACCGATCCAGCCGGCCCTGGTCAGCGCCAGGCCGAAGCCGCCCTCGACGGCAGGTGTTTGCAGGATCAGGATGATCCAGTGCAGCAGTCCCCAGCGGATGGCGTTGGCCCCGAAAGCGACGATGTACGGCACCATCATTCGCCGGTGGCTGAATGCGTGCCAGTACGCCTGGGCGTCGGCGGGCGTGTGCGTTTGGTCGCCACAGGAGTCCCACGGAACAGTGATTCCGGCCTGTTGCGGCGAGTCCTTGCACAGAACGGCGAACAGGGCCGCCATGCCGGCCAGAAACAGCGGGGGGAGGAAGAAGGCCCCTTGCCAGCCGCCCCAGCGTTCGATGGAGTATGCCGCGATCGGCGCCACGAGCGCGCCGCCGAAGTAGGGGAAGAAGTTGTACAGGCCCATCCACCAGCCCCAGCGTTGCTCGGGGAACCAGTTGCACAGGATTCGACAGCCGGGCGCCCAGCCCATAGAGGAGAAGTACCCGTTGATGGCCCAGAACACGACGAAGAGAACCAGTGTATGACTTAAGCCGAAGAGAACGTTGGCTGCGACGCCTCCGAGAGCGCCGATAAGCATGATGCGTTTGGGACTGTAGCGATCGCCAAGAAAGCCGTTGAGGAACTGGCCCAGCGCATAGGTCAGGGTGAACGCCGTCAGGACCCAGCCGAACTGGCGGTGGGACAGGCCGAGGCTCTGCTCGATCGCTCCGGCGGCGACGCCGATGTTCTTCTTGCCGAAGTAATAGAACAGATACAGTACGGCCATGCTGAAGAAGGCCCGCATCTGCCAGAGCCTCATCGCAGCCGAAGGGGGCGTCGCTGCTTTGCGGCGGACCTGCGGTGGTTCGAAACCCACACGGCGGATTGGCAGTGCTTCCACGGTCATAGACCGGTGACATTAGCCGCCAGTTGTTAGCCCTGAATTGGAGAACGGTTAGATTTGCATTTTCCGGAGACCGCCTCGGTGGCGCCGCGCCGTCGCAAGCGGGCCGACAAGAATCTGCCGCTAACGAAAAACTAAAGAGATCCAAGCGCCGCTCTAACGGAAACCGTGTCTTCTGATGGTGGGAAGGTGTCTGTACAGCGCCAGGGTAATGGCCATGATGACTTGTTTGTGGGGCACGCCATGGGAAAAGGAACGATTCTTGTCGTCGATGACGAAGAGGACATACAGGAACTGGTGGAACTTCATCTTGTCCGGGAGGGCTACGATGTCTGCACCGCCGGCTCGGGCGAAGAGGCCCTGGAGGTGGCGCAGGCCAAACAGCCGGCGTTGACGATCCTGGACCTGATGCTGCCCGGAATCGACGGGCTGCAGGTCTGTCAGATCCTCAAGGCGAACCCCAAGACCCGGCAGATGCCTGTCATTATGCTCACCGCCAAGAGCGAGGAAAGCGACGTGGTCACAGGGCTGGAACTGGGGGCCGACGACTACATCACCAAGCCGTTCAGCTCCAAAGTGCTGGTGGCGCGCGTGCGTCGCGTGCTGCGCAAGACGGCCGATCGGGATTCGGACGAAGGCGTTATACAGATCCACGATCTGCGCATCGACTCGACCCGTTGCGAGGTCCTGCTCAAGGGCAAGGCCCTTTCGCTGACCTTCTCGGAATTCAACATCCTCCGCGTCCTGGCCCGCCGGCCGGGCGTGGTGTTCACGCGATACCAGATCGTCGATTCCCTGCACGGGGGCAACTACATCGTCAGCGAGCGGGCGGTGGACGTTCAGATCGCCTACCTTCGCAAGAAGCTGGGCGACTGCAAGGACTACATCGAGACCGTTCGAGGCGTCGGTTACCGGTTCAAAGACAGCCCGTCGTAGGCTCACCGACCGACGGGTGCTTCGGCCGGCCTTCAGCGTTGCTCGGCGCCGATGGCGGCGGCGCGTTCCCGCAGCGCCGTCGCCGCATCCGGCCGTGCGGTCTCCTGATAGACCATCGCCAGGGCTTCCAGGCTCCGGGCCACGGCGGGATGCCTGGCCCCGAGCATCCTCTCCCGGATCGTCAATGCCCGCTGGTAGAGCGGTTCGGCCTGTGCATAACGCCCCTGGCTGCTATGGCATTCGGCCAGATTGCTCAGGCTCAGGGCCACCGAAAGGTGGTCCGGGCCGAGGGCTTTCTCCTTGATGTCCAGGGCCCGCCGATGGAGGGGTTCGGCCTTGGAGTACCAGCCCTGCGCGTTGTACAGGGCTCCCAGATTGTTCAGGGTCGTTGCCACGGACGGATGGTGGAGGCCCCGGGCCTCCTCTCCGAGCATCAGCGAGAACAGGTAGAGCTGCTCGGCCTGTTCGTACTGGCCCTGGGCCTTGTGCAGCAGCGCCAGGTTGTTCATGCTCAGGGCGACGGTCGGATGGTACAGGCCTCCTGTCTGCTCGGCCACCTTGAGCGCCTTTTTTGCCCTCTCCATGCTGCGGTGATACTGGCCCTGTCGGTACAGCGACAGGACTTCGGCGTTGAGCATTTCCCACGTGAGATCCTGCGTCTCGGCCGGTGTATTCGACGCAAGTACCAGAAGGAGCGATAGAGATGCTGTAATGAGCCTGCTCATAAGACCTCTCTGGATGGTTCCAAAGGACATGTGTGCCCTCAGAATTCGTGTTCCATGCTCAGGACGATGTCAATGCCCCTCCTGTAGGACGTTTTGGTCGCCTCGCGGTCGATGTAGTCGGAACGATACACCCTCTCGATCTTGGGATTGGTCAGATTCTTGATCTGGAGGGAGAGTTTTGTCCGTTCCCCAATGGGTTGCACGACGCCGAGGTTCAGCGAGCCGTATTCCTTTTCGTAAACGTCGGGGACGTAGCCCCGGCCGAGGGCCACACCGCCTTCGACCAGGGTGTCGCCGCGAACGGTATAGAAGACTCCGACTCGCGTGCCGTATTTCTCGCTCTGGTACGTCAGATTCAGGTTGTAGAGAAACTCCGGCGTGTTCGTCATGTCGCGACGCTTCCTCGGCGCCTCCACGTCGGCGAACGACTGCGCCTCCCGATCCGGCAGCGTCACCTCCGACTCGATGAAGGTGGCGTTGGCCCCGAGCGTGAAGCCACGGAACTGCTCCCAGAACCTTCCCAGGTCCTGGCGGACCTCCAGCTCGTACCCTTCGAGCCAGCCTTCCGGGTAATTGACGGCGGTGGTGTAGAACAGCGACGCCTGGAAGCGTTGTACGTACTCGATCGGGTTCTTCACGTCCTTGTGGAACCAGGAAGCCGAGAGAAGGGAGCCGGCGTACGGCTCGTAATCGACCCGCAGGTCGTAGTTCCTCAGCGCGCTCATCGTCAGTTGCGGGTTTCCGACGAAGATGTCGGCGCCGAGGTATTCCATCTGCATCACCGGCGAAAGCTCCTTGAAGGTCTGACGCGCCACGGTCTCGCTGTAGGAGGCGCGGAGCTTGACCTTCTCGACCGGCTTGAGTTCGACCCCGATCGACGGCAGGATGTCGTCCTGCGAGTAGGACACGTCGGCTTCGGGTCCGAATCGCGTCCAGCCGGTCCCTCCGGGGGGCAGATACTGGGCGTTGTCGCTTTCGGGACGGTTGACGATCTTCAGGTCCGTCGATTCGTGCCGGGCCCCACCGACCACCTTCAGAAAACCGGTGAGCGGCAGATCGATCATGTAATACCACGCCCCGATCTTCTGGTCGCCCTTGTAGTCCACATCCTGGTCGGAGGCCGCGATCGGGTGCCCTTCACCGACGTAGACGGCGCCCCAGTTTCGCTCCCAGGGGGCCTCATAGGACGTGCCGTCGAACTCATAGAAGAACCCGTCCTGGTTGTACTTCCGCTCGACGCGGTCGTGGAACACGCCGACCTTCAGGTAGCCTTCTTCGCCGCTCCACTGTTCGAACGGCACCTTGCCGTTGACGGCGACCTGATTGCTCGTTTCGGTGATGTCCTTCCATATCCGCTGGGCGAATTCGTTGCCGCTTCCGCTGGGGTCGTGTCCATAATGGGCCGCCGGAAACTCCAAAACGTTGGGGATGACTACTCGTCCCGGACTCCACCACGTGCGGAACGTCCGCTTGTCGGGCTGGTCCATGCGGGCTTCGTTGTGCGAAAGCGTCCAGTCGAGTTCCGGGTCGAGAGTGCGCGCGATCTTCCAGAGCGAATACTCCCGAAGGCTCAGGCCATGCCGTCCCTTCAGTTGCAGCGTGGATTGCGATCGCTCGGTGTACTCCAGCGTCTCGTTGCGGTGGAACGGCGCCTCGATGTCCAGCTCGTCGCGATACAGGCTGCCCCGCGTGTCCTCGAGAAGGGTGGCCTCGTCTTCGGTGATCTGCGTCCGCATGTAGAGCAGCGAAAGGGCGTGATTGTCCCATTCGGCGCCGACGGCCCCGAGGGCCCCCCATTGAACGGACTCCACCCCCTTGGTCACGTCATACAGGGTCGTGTATCCGTATTGCTCGAACGGCCTCATCGCATACCGGCCGTCGGTCAGGCGGGCCTCATAGATGTCGAACGTTCCCCCGTCGTCGTAGGAGGCGTCGTGCTTGTAGTACATGCTGCCGAACGCCCCGACGCGGACGCCGTTGTCGAGCTCGCGCTTGCCGCCGGCGGTGAAGGAGCCGCTGTAGATCAGGGGGGCGTCGTCGCGCGTGGTTCCCATGACTCCGCCGAACTGATTGTTTCGCGGGATGTCCCTGCCGCTGTCGATGCCCCAGAAATCGACCCCGCCGCCACGATAGGTGAGAAAATCGTCGCGGTATCGGAGTTGTGTGTTGTATTCGGTACCGATCTTGGCGGTGAGCACGCGTTCATCGGGGATTCCCTTGAGCACGAGATTCACCGCGCCGCCGGAGGCGTCGCCCTGTTGGTCGGGCGTGAAGGTCTTGCTGACCTGAATGCTCTCGACCAGGGCGGCGGGGAACTGGTCGAGCTGCACCGCTCGTTTGTCCACATCGGCCGTGGGCAGACGCACCGCATTCAGTTGCGAATTGACGTACCGGTCCGGCAGACCGCGCACCACGGCGTATTTCCCATCCTCGACCGTGGCGCCGGCCACCAGGCGAAGGGCGCCGGCGGCGTCGCTGGCGCCGGCCTGACTCATCAGGTCCGAGCTGATCGCGTCCAGAAACGACGGGCTCGCCATTCGCAGGTTCAGCAGGCCGATCTCCGAGCCGCCCAGTTCGAGGTCCTGCACCACGAACTCCTCCATCTCCGTGAATTCGCCGGCCAGGGAGGCGTTCACTTCCGCCATGCCGCCTGCCGAGACGACCACATTGGGGGTGAACTGGCGAGTGTAGCCGTCCTTGGAGAAGACCAGCGTATAGGCGCCCGGGGCGACCTGCCCGAACACAAAGACCCCCTCCTCGTTGGTGGTCGTGGTCTCTCCGGTTTCATTGATCCATACGCGGACCAGGGGCAGCGGCACGTCGAAATCCTGGTCGTAGACCACGCCGCGGATGCCGCCGACCTGTTGGGCCGAGGCGGCCGATGCCAGGCAAAACAACCCTATTACGTGCAATACAAAGGGTTTGGCAAGCGGGTCTATTCGCACGGATCACCTGCAATTCGCTCGACAGCGATTCTGAGAATTCTTCCTTTTTGAGTCTGCTCTAAGTGTCTGTATAGGATATGTGTTAAGATGGGTAAGTTCAAGGAAAATTTGGCGTTTAACCTAAAGTTAACACGGTGGCGGTGGGCGACTTGGCGGTCCGGCCGTGGAGCCGCCGGCCCGGTTAGCCGGATGGTGCTGCAGGACGCGATGTGCAACGCACGAAGGGGGAAACACGAAACAAACAGAAAGTTAACGGATTATCAGTATTGCGCTAATCACAAGCTAATACTCTGCGCCGACAATGGCCCCGGATCGGCAGGGTCAAACGGTCACGCGGTGATGTGGTCGAGTTGAGGGATAGCGCGCCTCCTGGCGATCTACATTGTAGTGTACTCGCGAGTTGGCATAGTGTGCCGGGCGTGTCCCGGCGTGAGCGATCGGTCCCCGGAACCGATGGCTCGGACA
The DNA window shown above is from Anaerobaca lacustris and carries:
- a CDS encoding TonB-dependent receptor, whose product is MFCLASAASAQQVGGIRGVVYDQDFDVPLPLVRVWINETGETTTTNEEGVFVFGQVAPGAYTLVFSKDGYTRQFTPNVVVSAGGMAEVNASLAGEFTEMEEFVVQDLELGGSEIGLLNLRMASPSFLDAISSDLMSQAGASDAAGALRLVAGATVEDGKYAVVRGLPDRYVNSQLNAVRLPTADVDKRAVQLDQFPAALVESIQVSKTFTPDQQGDASGGAVNLVLKGIPDERVLTAKIGTEYNTQLRYRDDFLTYRGGGVDFWGIDSGRDIPRNNQFGGVMGTTRDDAPLIYSGSFTAGGKRELDNGVRVGAFGSMYYKHDASYDDGGTFDIYEARLTDGRYAMRPFEQYGYTTLYDVTKGVESVQWGALGAVGAEWDNHALSLLYMRTQITEDEATLLEDTRGSLYRDELDIEAPFHRNETLEYTERSQSTLQLKGRHGLSLREYSLWKIARTLDPELDWTLSHNEARMDQPDKRTFRTWWSPGRVVIPNVLEFPAAHYGHDPSGSGNEFAQRIWKDITETSNQVAVNGKVPFEQWSGEEGYLKVGVFHDRVERKYNQDGFFYEFDGTSYEAPWERNWGAVYVGEGHPIAASDQDVDYKGDQKIGAWYYMIDLPLTGFLKVVGGARHESTDLKIVNRPESDNAQYLPPGGTGWTRFGPEADVSYSQDDILPSIGVELKPVEKVKLRASYSETVARQTFKELSPVMQMEYLGADIFVGNPQLTMSALRNYDLRVDYEPYAGSLLSASWFHKDVKNPIEYVQRFQASLFYTTAVNYPEGWLEGYELEVRQDLGRFWEQFRGFTLGANATFIESEVTLPDREAQSFADVEAPRKRRDMTNTPEFLYNLNLTYQSEKYGTRVGVFYTVRGDTLVEGGVALGRGYVPDVYEKEYGSLNLGVVQPIGERTKLSLQIKNLTNPKIERVYRSDYIDREATKTSYRRGIDIVLSMEHEF
- a CDS encoding tetratricopeptide repeat protein, yielding MSRLITASLSLLLVLASNTPAETQDLTWEMLNAEVLSLYRQGQYHRSMERAKKALKVAEQTGGLYHPTVALSMNNLALLHKAQGQYEQAEQLYLFSLMLGEEARGLHHPSVATTLNNLGALYNAQGWYSKAEPLHRRALDIKEKALGPDHLSVALSLSNLAECHSSQGRYAQAEPLYQRALTIRERMLGARHPAVARSLEALAMVYQETARPDAATALRERAAAIGAEQR
- a CDS encoding 2-aminoethylphosphonate--pyruvate transaminase, which produces MKSGTPLSGWKDRVLFTPGPLTTSRPVKQAMLRDLGSRDHEFIAVVHDVRRRLVALGQTTQKQYTAIPMQGSGTFALEAVVSSVVPPDGKLMVVINGAYGRRIARIASVLGIETIAVEFPENCCVDVEEVQRQLDAHGNVALLAVVHCETTTGIINPIEPIGAAANAAGAKYFVDAMSSFGAIPISLPGCHIDYLVSSANKCIEGVPGFAFVLARLASLKDTNGYACSLSLDLYDQWAGLERNGQFRFTPPTHAILAFHQALLELETEGGVAGRAARYQANYETLVAGMRHMGFTEYLAPQDQGYIITSFRYPDDPAFDFERFYDALNARGYVIYPGKVTDADCFRIGNIGRIFESDVQDLLGAVKDVVQECGIKLKPQEAGARQ
- a CDS encoding DUF2177 family protein, producing MVVYYAKLYFATFFAFLLIDGIWLGLVARGFYGRHLGYLLRPDPNWFAAILFYLLFIAGILLFVVVPASHHDSWRRALVHGAIFGLVTYATYDLTNLATIKDWPLIVTIVDLAWGTTIGAAVSSLGFLAGRLLS
- a CDS encoding MFS transporter, which translates into the protein MTVEALPIRRVGFEPPQVRRKAATPPSAAMRLWQMRAFFSMAVLYLFYYFGKKNIGVAAGAIEQSLGLSHRQFGWVLTAFTLTYALGQFLNGFLGDRYSPKRIMLIGALGGVAANVLFGLSHTLVLFVVFWAINGYFSSMGWAPGCRILCNWFPEQRWGWWMGLYNFFPYFGGALVAPIAAYSIERWGGWQGAFFLPPLFLAGMAALFAVLCKDSPQQAGITVPWDSCGDQTHTPADAQAYWHAFSHRRMMVPYIVAFGANAIRWGLLHWIILILQTPAVEGGFGLALTRAGWIGSLVDWGGMFFAVSLGVLSDRLFRARRWQTIALSMVAAGGALFVLSRSAALLDSPIGLLVLCASVFASGGLIQGIHTPLFCLPGDILGQRLSGTGAGIMDGWMYVGAALAGYPLGWWLDTHGLTSGIALLGTVSIVFGLIAIAIRR
- a CDS encoding DUF1295 domain-containing protein; protein product: MILWQVILVAWAGMALAMLLFYFVQRRTKNAGIVDFVWAAGVGILAVFYAAVASGSPERRILLAVLAGIWSLRLAVYLLVNRVWGKSEDGRYQMLRRNWGDKAQTFFFAFFQIQALWAVLFSIPFLPVAYGKTPLGPLDYLAILVWLAAVAGETLADWQLARFRADPASRGRTCRVGLWRYSRHPNYFFEWIHWFTYVFLGLESPFWWVTLAGPVVMLLFLYKVTGIPYTEKRALESRGEDYRRYQQATSPFIPWFPKREAP
- a CDS encoding response regulator transcription factor, coding for MGKGTILVVDDEEDIQELVELHLVREGYDVCTAGSGEEALEVAQAKQPALTILDLMLPGIDGLQVCQILKANPKTRQMPVIMLTAKSEESDVVTGLELGADDYITKPFSSKVLVARVRRVLRKTADRDSDEGVIQIHDLRIDSTRCEVLLKGKALSLTFSEFNILRVLARRPGVVFTRYQIVDSLHGGNYIVSERAVDVQIAYLRKKLGDCKDYIETVRGVGYRFKDSPS
- the phnX gene encoding phosphonoacetaldehyde hydrolase, producing MIDLNCSGYSGPVKAVISDLAGTTVDFGSCAPAGAFVELFGRHGIEATTADARSPMGIHKKDHIQAMLQMPHIAEQWRRTHGHDWTGDDLEALYQKFIPMQLEALPKYGDVIGGVVEAVEQLRRRDIPVAVNTGYNREMLDIVLRKAAEGGFVPDAALCAFDVPKGRPAPWMVFRLMETLDVYPPAAVVKVGDTIADIEEGLNAGVWTVGVTQTGNLIGLTQAELKALDRNELEQRTHAAERTFMEAGAHYVIESFAGMPAVVEQIESQLR